The following coding sequences are from one Oryzisolibacter sp. LB2S window:
- a CDS encoding nucleobase:cation symporter-2 family protein has translation MSSAVHPVDETLPLGRLTALGLQHVLVMYAGAVAVPLIVGRALNLPPEQVAHLISADLFVCGLVTLIQAWGATQWFGIKLPVMMGVTFAAVAPMVSMAQSTGGHAGAGLIFGAVIGAGVVSILIAPFMSRMLRFFPPVVTGTIIAVIGISLMRVGINWIFGNPVGPTAPNIPNPEHLKWLADAQAAAGAPGSNLPPVPKGFAIVPTIPNPKYADLTGVGISGIVLLTILMIARFGKGFWANISVLLGIAVGGVITAAMGLMDFHKVGSAKWLDVVLPFQIAMPVFDPILILTMTLVMIVVMIESTGMFLALGEMTGKEITPEDLKRGLRTDGLGTLIGGIFNTFPYTSFSQNVGLVAVTGIKSRWVCVAGGVILIVLGVLPKMAALVESLPTVVLGGAGLVMFGMVAATGIRILSKVDFQHNRNNAMIVAVSIGVGMIPLVAPNFRQWMPHSIHPLIESGILLSSLAAVLLNLFFNGAKHDTQASIEAARQAEAH, from the coding sequence ATGAGTTCCGCAGTCCATCCTGTCGATGAAACTCTGCCACTGGGGCGGTTGACTGCCCTGGGCCTGCAGCATGTGCTGGTGATGTATGCGGGTGCCGTGGCCGTGCCCCTTATCGTCGGGCGCGCGCTCAACCTCCCTCCCGAGCAGGTGGCACATCTGATCTCGGCCGACCTGTTCGTCTGCGGCCTCGTGACGCTGATTCAGGCCTGGGGGGCGACACAATGGTTTGGCATCAAGTTGCCCGTGATGATGGGTGTCACCTTTGCCGCCGTCGCACCCATGGTTTCCATGGCGCAGTCCACGGGAGGACACGCCGGGGCCGGACTGATATTCGGTGCGGTCATTGGCGCAGGGGTTGTGTCCATCCTGATTGCACCCTTCATGAGCCGCATGCTGCGCTTCTTTCCGCCGGTGGTCACCGGCACCATCATCGCCGTCATCGGCATCAGCCTGATGCGTGTGGGCATCAATTGGATCTTTGGCAATCCGGTGGGGCCCACCGCGCCCAACATCCCCAACCCCGAGCACCTGAAATGGCTCGCCGATGCCCAGGCCGCCGCGGGCGCCCCGGGTTCCAACCTTCCACCCGTCCCCAAGGGCTTTGCCATCGTCCCGACCATCCCCAACCCGAAATACGCAGACCTCACGGGAGTCGGCATCTCGGGCATTGTGCTTCTGACCATCCTGATGATCGCTCGCTTCGGCAAGGGCTTCTGGGCCAACATCTCGGTGCTGCTGGGCATTGCCGTCGGTGGCGTGATCACGGCGGCCATGGGTCTGATGGATTTCCACAAGGTCGGCAGCGCGAAGTGGCTGGACGTGGTTCTGCCGTTTCAGATTGCCATGCCGGTCTTCGACCCGATACTGATCCTGACCATGACGCTGGTGATGATCGTTGTCATGATCGAGTCCACCGGCATGTTTCTCGCACTGGGCGAGATGACAGGCAAGGAGATCACGCCCGAAGACCTCAAGCGCGGCCTGCGTACCGATGGTCTGGGTACGCTGATCGGCGGCATCTTCAACACCTTCCCCTACACCAGCTTCTCTCAGAACGTGGGACTGGTGGCGGTCACCGGCATCAAGAGCCGCTGGGTGTGTGTGGCCGGCGGCGTGATCCTGATCGTGCTGGGCGTGCTTCCCAAGATGGCCGCGCTGGTCGAGTCACTGCCCACCGTGGTGCTGGGCGGCGCAGGTCTGGTGATGTTTGGCATGGTGGCGGCGACCGGCATTCGCATACTTTCGAAGGTCGACTTCCAGCACAACCGCAACAACGCCATGATCGTCGCCGTATCCATCGGCGTGGGCATGATCCCGCTGGTGGCACCCAACTTCCGCCAGTGGATGCCACATTCCATCCATCCGTTGATCGAGTCGGGAATCCTGCTGTCCTCCCTGGCTGCCGTGCTGCTCAATCTGTTCTTCAACGGAGCAAAGCACGACACGCAGGCCAGCATCGAGGCCGCACGGCAAGCAGAGGCGCATTGA
- a CDS encoding type IV pilin protein has product MIRQSLNRQHGFTLIEVMIVVAIIGILSSIAYPSYTEYVRRGHRADARAGLMQAAQWLERAATATGTYPTTLPATLTWSGDASKRYDIAFASGNSGAAFTLTATPKGAQSGDKCGTYTLSNTGLRGANGQTSGAIVSDCWGK; this is encoded by the coding sequence ATGATTCGACAATCGCTCAACAGACAGCATGGCTTCACGCTGATCGAGGTCATGATCGTGGTGGCCATTATCGGCATCCTGTCATCCATCGCCTATCCCAGCTATACCGAGTACGTGCGACGAGGGCACAGGGCAGATGCCCGCGCCGGCCTGATGCAGGCGGCGCAGTGGCTGGAGCGAGCGGCCACTGCCACGGGCACCTACCCCACGACGCTGCCGGCGACTCTCACCTGGAGTGGCGACGCCAGCAAACGCTATGACATTGCCTTTGCTTCAGGCAACTCCGGGGCTGCCTTCACCCTCACAGCCACACCCAAGGGGGCACAGAGCGGCGACAAGTGCGGCACCTACACATTGAGCAATACCGGCCTGCGCGGCGCCAACGGACAAACATCCGGCGCCATCGTGTCCGACTGCTGGGGCAAGTAG
- a CDS encoding PilC/PilY family type IV pilus protein has translation MHCTTPPRFHKKLLCIAIGAALAPHGVWAVDLVQAPPGTVQPYVTPNVIISVDDSGSMNFRLDYESTQGASNTTSPSADGTWPTNSRRMNVLKYALKSIFDPTHPKYDSTLLPDKKIRLAWQTMWNNGKSPGVGTQWKSGNTTSHAGANSVDSSSLGENSMKVLEGAHRTNFLSFVSKLTPGGGTPSHQMLARADAYMRRTLNKNGPWASIPGDQETPYLGCRRNYHIFMTDGRWNGSASGGSQDNNTTNITLPDGTIYGSTNATNRPKSNLYSDTHSNTLADWAFKSWATPLQTAVDPNGVSGLKGNPQTTAEYNKAPVTEDFGKDSAGNDAKLDRFWNPRYNPATWPHMVTYTIGFSKMAFQWSYPQITAPTSMLPFGYDGSFPDLVNGKVSWPQLTTGTEDRNALDLWHAALNGRGRFYAVEKGEDLAKAFRDIFQQINTQVDPNLTSTATSGSNISRTDVGKFTGNYEPKNAWKGFVTAETVQKDGTTVPTTSWGGKNTADKLDAMDINSRLILSWSDEWVTSGEKGGVAFKWSNGQTYLSTAQKALLGKDPSDSTVTVATNAENRLNFIRGDQSKEGSETTGYTTSKPLRERKSRQGDIVNSVVWYTGAPASNYALKGYGAFTLARKSRTPMIYVGGNDGLLHGFSATDGTEQIAYAPRGVIASLPLLTDPSYNNKHKFFVDGSPMTGDVDLGGPDPSDPTTTIPDWRTVLVGTMGAGGKGYFVLDVTNPASSDAGTLPGFSEGNAQKLVVLDRTRGSEAAPNCAVMTGAQQTACNTTVAEDRDIGYITARPVLDETNPMRTTQITRMNNNRWAVVMGNGYNSANQRPVLLIQYLDGAKELKRLSAALADATGTGNANDNGLSSPRLVDLNGDNRADIAYAGDNLGNLWKFDLTNEDDTQWNVAFGGQPLFTATGPASLGSARTQVQRITSAPTVRANDRTMQVGTGTSAKTVSVGGMMVAFGTGRNVTKADESDAKVQTLYSVLDNTRYRTVTGTKGKRLEVHPGGGSCPAGPNCVPAPAALGKGVATAKLAMQSITAVGSDGHARVDATDELKKETWANYNGWYMDLPAVGERVLKPLEFYDGSNILAMYSQVPAKGSDADPNVESCESTTVDEERQYLTLVNIMDGKRPTVQLLDHDGNGMFYSQPPSQPPSGGCSSCGDDLLVTRMPVAKGSHTLIKKGGSGDCLNYDIDVKNNKIAMACMPEQSLRPSWRQLK, from the coding sequence ATGCACTGCACAACGCCACCTCGCTTTCACAAGAAACTGCTTTGCATCGCCATTGGCGCAGCGCTGGCACCCCATGGCGTCTGGGCCGTCGACCTCGTGCAGGCGCCTCCGGGCACGGTGCAACCCTATGTGACGCCCAACGTCATCATCTCGGTAGACGATTCGGGCAGTATGAATTTCCGACTGGACTACGAATCCACCCAAGGCGCAAGCAACACCACCTCACCGAGTGCAGACGGCACCTGGCCCACGAACAGCCGCCGCATGAACGTGCTCAAGTACGCGCTTAAATCCATTTTTGATCCCACCCACCCCAAGTACGACAGCACCCTGCTGCCGGACAAAAAAATCCGTCTCGCCTGGCAGACCATGTGGAACAACGGGAAATCACCCGGCGTCGGCACTCAATGGAAGTCCGGGAATACCACCAGCCACGCGGGAGCAAACAGCGTGGACAGCAGTTCCCTCGGTGAAAACTCGATGAAGGTGCTGGAGGGCGCCCACCGCACCAACTTTCTCAGTTTTGTCAGCAAGCTAACTCCAGGCGGGGGCACGCCATCGCACCAAATGCTTGCTCGGGCCGATGCCTACATGCGCCGAACTTTGAACAAGAACGGGCCCTGGGCCTCGATACCTGGCGACCAGGAGACGCCCTACCTGGGATGTAGGCGCAACTACCACATCTTCATGACCGACGGGCGCTGGAACGGCAGCGCGTCTGGAGGCTCCCAGGACAACAACACCACGAATATCACCCTTCCCGATGGCACGATCTATGGCAGCACCAATGCCACCAACCGTCCCAAGAGCAACCTGTATTCAGACACTCACAGCAACACCCTAGCCGATTGGGCGTTCAAGAGCTGGGCCACACCGCTGCAAACGGCCGTAGATCCCAATGGCGTCTCCGGGCTCAAGGGCAATCCGCAGACAACCGCCGAATACAACAAGGCTCCTGTCACGGAAGACTTTGGCAAGGACTCCGCTGGAAACGACGCCAAACTGGATCGCTTCTGGAACCCGCGCTACAACCCTGCCACCTGGCCGCATATGGTGACCTACACCATTGGCTTCAGCAAAATGGCGTTTCAGTGGAGCTATCCGCAGATCACTGCTCCCACATCCATGCTGCCATTCGGCTATGACGGCAGCTTCCCTGACCTGGTGAATGGAAAAGTGAGCTGGCCTCAGCTGACCACAGGCACAGAGGACCGAAACGCCCTTGACTTGTGGCATGCCGCGCTCAACGGGCGAGGCCGCTTCTATGCGGTTGAAAAGGGTGAGGATCTCGCCAAGGCCTTTCGCGACATTTTTCAGCAGATCAATACCCAGGTTGATCCCAACCTGACTTCCACAGCGACCAGTGGCTCCAATATTTCGCGCACCGATGTGGGGAAGTTCACCGGCAACTACGAACCCAAGAACGCCTGGAAGGGTTTCGTTACGGCCGAAACGGTCCAAAAGGATGGCACCACCGTGCCCACAACGAGCTGGGGTGGAAAGAACACGGCCGACAAGCTCGATGCCATGGACATCAACAGCCGGCTGATCCTGAGCTGGAGCGATGAGTGGGTGACCTCCGGGGAAAAGGGCGGCGTGGCTTTCAAGTGGAGCAACGGCCAGACCTACCTCAGCACCGCACAGAAGGCCCTGCTGGGCAAGGACCCGAGCGACAGCACCGTCACGGTAGCCACCAATGCAGAAAACCGGCTCAACTTCATCCGCGGCGATCAGTCCAAGGAGGGTTCAGAAACCACCGGCTATACGACCAGCAAACCTTTGCGCGAACGCAAGAGCCGTCAGGGCGACATCGTCAACTCGGTTGTCTGGTACACCGGCGCGCCAGCGAGCAACTACGCGCTCAAGGGGTATGGCGCCTTTACGCTTGCCAGAAAGTCCCGCACACCCATGATTTATGTGGGTGGCAACGACGGATTGCTGCACGGCTTTTCTGCCACCGATGGGACAGAACAGATCGCCTACGCGCCGCGTGGCGTGATTGCCAGCCTTCCTCTGCTGACCGATCCCAGCTACAACAACAAGCACAAATTCTTTGTCGATGGCTCGCCCATGACCGGCGACGTGGATCTGGGCGGCCCCGACCCGTCGGACCCCACGACCACCATCCCCGATTGGCGCACCGTACTGGTCGGCACCATGGGCGCTGGCGGCAAGGGCTACTTCGTGCTGGACGTGACCAACCCAGCAAGCAGCGATGCGGGAACGCTTCCCGGCTTCAGCGAGGGCAATGCACAGAAGCTGGTAGTGCTTGATCGCACCCGTGGCAGCGAAGCGGCCCCCAACTGCGCCGTCATGACCGGAGCACAGCAAACCGCATGCAACACGACGGTGGCGGAGGACAGGGACATTGGCTACATCACTGCCCGCCCCGTGCTGGACGAAACCAACCCCATGCGTACCACGCAGATCACGCGCATGAACAACAACCGCTGGGCCGTGGTCATGGGCAATGGCTACAACAGCGCCAACCAGCGCCCCGTGCTGCTGATCCAATATCTGGACGGAGCCAAGGAGCTCAAGCGCCTCTCCGCGGCTCTGGCCGATGCCACGGGAACCGGCAACGCCAATGACAATGGCCTGTCTTCCCCGCGCCTCGTGGATCTCAATGGCGACAATCGTGCCGACATTGCCTACGCGGGCGACAACCTGGGCAACCTGTGGAAGTTCGATCTCACCAACGAAGATGATACGCAGTGGAACGTGGCCTTCGGCGGCCAGCCATTGTTCACGGCCACGGGCCCCGCGTCGCTGGGCAGCGCACGCACGCAGGTTCAGCGCATCACATCAGCGCCCACGGTGCGTGCCAACGATCGCACCATGCAAGTCGGAACGGGTACGAGCGCCAAGACGGTATCGGTCGGCGGCATGATGGTGGCCTTCGGCACGGGTCGCAACGTCACCAAGGCGGACGAGAGCGACGCCAAGGTGCAAACGCTGTATTCCGTGCTCGACAACACACGCTACCGCACCGTCACCGGCACCAAGGGCAAGCGCCTGGAGGTCCATCCGGGAGGCGGCAGCTGCCCGGCTGGCCCCAATTGCGTTCCCGCACCGGCCGCGCTGGGCAAGGGCGTGGCGACGGCCAAGCTGGCCATGCAGTCCATCACGGCCGTGGGCTCCGATGGCCATGCGCGTGTGGATGCGACAGATGAGCTCAAGAAGGAAACCTGGGCCAACTACAACGGCTGGTACATGGATTTGCCGGCCGTTGGTGAACGGGTCCTCAAGCCCCTCGAGTTCTACGACGGAAGCAATATCCTCGCCATGTATTCGCAAGTCCCGGCCAAGGGGTCCGATGCCGATCCGAACGTGGAAAGCTGCGAATCGACCACGGTGGATGAGGAGCGCCAATACCTCACCCTGGTCAACATCATGGACGGCAAGCGCCCGACGGTGCAGCTGCTTGACCATGACGGCAACGGGATGTTCTACAGCCAGCCGCCCAGCCAGCCTCCCAGTGGCGGTTGCTCGTCTTGCGGGGATGACTTGCTCGTGACGCGCATGCCAGTGGCCAAGGGCTCTCACACCCTGATCAAGAAGGGCGGAAGCGGCGACTGTCTGAACTACGACATTGACGTGAAGAACAACAAAATCGCCATGGCATGCATGCCCGAGCAATCCCTGCGCCCCAGCTGGCGCCAACTGAAGTGA
- a CDS encoding pilus assembly protein, with protein MLSMLLALWASRTSLFNEMVVGNDADYQRAFEAAQALLQDAELDIRNQKSDGSPCAGTGDVCRAGIGEQIPLEAKDVGPLLASLEAHASKCSKGLCLKRVGKQDFWNNSDASEGVTLAQMADAAVGARYGQFTGAGTGDSTNPINPILQWDSNTPATQGGWYWIEVLPYDESAKTAALIVDAPNNYLPLNLTPSVVYRITALAYGRKQGTLVVLQQTYAPQKTKD; from the coding sequence ATGCTCTCCATGCTGCTGGCATTGTGGGCATCGCGCACCTCACTGTTCAACGAAATGGTGGTCGGCAACGACGCCGACTATCAACGCGCTTTCGAGGCCGCACAGGCCCTGTTGCAGGACGCGGAACTGGACATCCGCAACCAGAAATCCGATGGCTCGCCATGCGCCGGAACAGGCGATGTCTGCCGCGCCGGGATTGGCGAACAAATCCCCCTGGAAGCCAAGGACGTCGGCCCCTTGCTGGCCAGCCTGGAGGCGCACGCCAGCAAATGCAGCAAGGGGCTGTGCCTCAAGCGCGTCGGAAAGCAGGACTTCTGGAACAACTCCGACGCCAGCGAGGGAGTGACGCTTGCGCAAATGGCTGATGCCGCCGTCGGCGCTCGCTATGGCCAGTTCACCGGCGCCGGCACGGGCGACAGCACAAACCCCATCAACCCGATCCTGCAATGGGACAGCAACACTCCTGCAACCCAGGGCGGCTGGTACTGGATCGAGGTGCTGCCCTATGACGAGAGCGCCAAAACCGCCGCCCTGATCGTCGACGCGCCAAACAACTACCTGCCGCTGAACCTGACGCCCAGCGTGGTCTATCGCATCACGGCGCTGGCCTATGGGCGCAAGCAGGGAACCCTGGTCGTACTGCAGCAAACCTATGCGCCGCAAAAGACCAAGGACTGA
- a CDS encoding PilW family protein — translation MVGVAIGLLVVAVAMGALMVSRGVSGTVSDASAIQQQAAYAMRVIGLQLRQAGSLYLNPNPTDAAASEVLSAPVAFEAKADPPSGSSSTYSFNPTTDTVSGTSNPATLTISYRRYKESVHTSATQQTISRNCLGGPSDDTAPRKDDQRVESAFRFDATKNELRCGGNGASDQPIVQNVADFQVRYLLQDNSNPADTHIQYVDASAVGSNWSRVQAVEVCLVLYGSEPIDMPAGSTYTGCGNDATPANNLVDMTTLTGARARRMHIAFRNVFQLRSQGLVGTVL, via the coding sequence ATGGTGGGTGTCGCCATCGGCCTGCTGGTCGTGGCGGTGGCCATGGGCGCACTCATGGTCTCGCGTGGCGTCTCCGGCACGGTGAGTGACGCCAGCGCCATCCAGCAGCAGGCAGCCTATGCCATGCGCGTCATAGGCCTGCAGTTGCGCCAGGCGGGATCGCTGTATCTCAACCCCAACCCCACCGATGCGGCGGCCAGCGAGGTTCTCTCCGCCCCCGTGGCGTTCGAAGCCAAGGCCGACCCGCCATCGGGCTCCAGCAGCACATACAGCTTCAACCCCACCACAGACACCGTCAGCGGCACCAGCAACCCGGCCACGCTCACCATCAGCTACCGTCGTTACAAGGAGTCGGTTCATACCAGCGCAACGCAACAGACCATCTCCCGCAACTGCCTGGGTGGCCCATCGGACGACACGGCGCCCCGCAAGGACGACCAGCGGGTGGAGAGTGCCTTTCGATTCGACGCCACGAAGAATGAACTGAGGTGCGGAGGCAACGGCGCCTCTGACCAGCCCATCGTGCAGAACGTGGCCGACTTCCAGGTCCGCTATCTGCTGCAGGACAACAGCAACCCGGCGGACACACATATTCAGTACGTCGATGCAAGCGCCGTCGGATCCAACTGGAGCCGCGTGCAGGCGGTAGAGGTCTGTCTGGTGCTCTATGGCAGCGAACCCATCGACATGCCGGCGGGCAGCACCTACACGGGTTGCGGCAACGACGCCACGCCCGCGAACAACCTGGTCGACATGACCACGCTCACCGGTGCACGTGCGCGACGCATGCACATCGCCTTTCGCAACGTGTTCCAGCTGCGCAGCCAGGGGCTGGTAGGCACGGTGCTCTAA
- the pilV gene encoding type IV pilus modification protein PilV: MRFAKSLHHQSGITLIESLVAIVVAALGILGILGVQMRTLTDTQTTVRRAQAIRLIEDLGERMKAHPNALLTLGSYASAWTTPSTPAPTPSVNCATTACSSTQLTTYDVAQWLGTVQRTLPLGDATIFLAQGDDAANPRQLGVMIRWRENESVAKTSDSDDQDVTSYRGAINTAIGGGNTTCPNGFTCHLQYLPVSARCAPYDAGGSAKMYYCPGA; this comes from the coding sequence ATGCGCTTTGCCAAATCCTTGCATCACCAGAGCGGCATCACGCTGATCGAGTCGCTGGTTGCCATCGTCGTGGCAGCCCTGGGCATCCTGGGCATCCTGGGCGTGCAGATGCGCACCCTGACCGATACACAAACCACCGTGCGCCGCGCACAGGCGATTCGTCTGATCGAAGACCTTGGCGAGCGCATGAAGGCCCACCCCAACGCCCTTCTGACCCTGGGCAGCTACGCCAGCGCCTGGACAACGCCCTCCACGCCTGCACCGACCCCTTCCGTCAACTGCGCAACCACGGCATGCAGCAGCACGCAGCTAACGACCTACGACGTGGCCCAATGGCTCGGCACCGTCCAGCGCACCCTGCCTCTGGGAGATGCCACCATTTTTCTGGCCCAGGGCGATGATGCAGCCAACCCGCGCCAGCTTGGCGTGATGATCCGGTGGCGCGAAAACGAGAGCGTGGCCAAGACATCCGACAGCGACGATCAGGACGTCACTTCATACCGGGGCGCCATCAACACAGCCATCGGTGGCGGCAACACCACCTGTCCCAACGGCTTCACCTGCCACCTGCAGTACCTACCCGTGTCCGCGCGCTGCGCACCCTATGACGCCGGCGGCAGCGCAAAGATGTACTACTGCCCCGGAGCCTGA
- a CDS encoding GspH/FimT family pseudopilin, with amino-acid sequence MVTIAILAVLAALAAPSFTPLIERWRVRQAVEALESTIHLARSEAIKRGGNVVIEKLSNNGSCTTASGSNDWGCGWEVLACSSINASGNCVSPTTLQRFDTPANLKVTRTSGGKNIKLNRWGLVDGTWIGVSIVPKDKSISDAAARGVCVSSGGRIRVISDPPCTSG; translated from the coding sequence ATGGTGACCATCGCCATCCTCGCGGTTCTCGCTGCGCTGGCTGCCCCCAGCTTTACGCCACTCATCGAGCGCTGGCGGGTGCGTCAGGCGGTCGAGGCCCTGGAATCGACAATCCATCTCGCCCGCTCCGAGGCCATCAAGCGCGGCGGCAATGTCGTCATTGAGAAGCTCTCCAACAACGGCAGTTGCACAACCGCGAGCGGCTCAAACGATTGGGGCTGCGGCTGGGAGGTGCTGGCCTGCAGCAGCATCAATGCCAGCGGCAACTGCGTCAGCCCCACGACACTGCAGCGCTTTGACACACCGGCGAACCTGAAGGTCACCCGCACCAGCGGCGGCAAGAACATCAAGCTCAACCGCTGGGGCCTGGTCGATGGCACCTGGATCGGCGTGAGCATCGTTCCGAAAGACAAGTCCATTTCCGATGCGGCTGCCAGAGGTGTGTGCGTCAGCTCCGGCGGGCGCATTCGCGTCATTTCCGATCCTCCATGCACATCCGGTTGA
- the cbiB gene encoding adenosylcobinamide-phosphate synthase CbiB — protein MSIWMFEAAIPAAALLLALAIDRWWGEPPARLHPVVWMGWALGACGQRLAPAQPTGRDLWSFWLAALAWCALSAIVFIAAAMLQWAALAHLPAWGAALALGLLLKPLLAWRMLAGEVLAVEAALGESLAAGRARLAWLVSRDVQPLDATAVRESAIESLAENLSDSVIAPLFWFVLLGLPGAALYRFANTADAMWGYPGMRGGRYWQWAGKWAARADDVLSWLPARLTALLLWLVAGGGVRLGALRAQARVTPSPNGGWPMGAMALALGVRLAKPGVYALNAAGRAAQAVDTRRAVKLASKSVAALVSCALTALVLIAIVRTHA, from the coding sequence ATGTCGATCTGGATGTTTGAAGCCGCCATACCCGCCGCCGCCCTGCTGCTGGCCCTGGCCATTGACCGCTGGTGGGGTGAGCCGCCCGCGCGGCTGCACCCCGTGGTGTGGATGGGCTGGGCCCTGGGGGCCTGCGGGCAGCGCCTGGCGCCCGCACAGCCCACAGGGCGCGATTTATGGTCTTTTTGGCTTGCAGCGCTTGCCTGGTGCGCGCTGTCAGCTATTGTTTTTATTGCGGCTGCGATGCTGCAATGGGCGGCGCTGGCCCATCTGCCGGCCTGGGGCGCGGCGCTGGCGCTGGGCCTGCTGCTCAAGCCCCTGCTGGCCTGGCGCATGCTGGCGGGTGAGGTGCTGGCGGTGGAGGCGGCGCTGGGCGAGTCGCTGGCCGCCGGCCGCGCGCGCCTGGCCTGGCTGGTGAGCCGCGATGTGCAGCCGCTCGATGCCACGGCCGTGCGTGAGAGCGCCATCGAATCCCTGGCCGAGAACCTTTCCGACTCGGTGATCGCGCCGCTGTTCTGGTTTGTGCTGCTGGGTCTGCCGGGCGCGGCGCTGTACCGCTTTGCCAATACCGCAGACGCCATGTGGGGCTACCCTGGCATGCGCGGCGGGCGCTATTGGCAATGGGCGGGCAAATGGGCGGCGCGGGCCGACGATGTGCTGTCGTGGCTGCCCGCGCGGCTCACGGCGCTCTTGTTGTGGCTGGTGGCCGGCGGCGGCGTGCGCCTGGGCGCTTTGAGGGCGCAGGCGCGGGTCACGCCATCGCCCAACGGCGGCTGGCCCATGGGCGCCATGGCGCTGGCGCTGGGCGTGCGCCTGGCCAAGCCCGGGGTGTATGCGCTCAACGCCGCGGGACGGGCGGCGCAGGCCGTGGATACGCGGCGTGCCGTGAAATTGGCGTCAAAATCGGTTGCAGCGCTTGTCTCATGCGCGCTGACAGCTCTTGTATTGATAGCTATAGTGCGCACCCATGCCTGA
- a CDS encoding aminotransferase class I/II-fold pyridoxal phosphate-dependent enzyme, with protein sequence MPDQAPLHGGPDALGVPRHDFSTNANACGPCPQALDALARADRSRYPDPAYTELRARLAARHRVDAARIVMAASASEFIHRITVYAARAGLRHAVVPAHGYGDYARAADAWGLMLGNTPPATGLPALHWACEPASPLGTPDPALALWARRAGPAGSLRVLDCAYAPLRLDGLTTVPPDDAWELWSPNKALGLTGVRAAYAIAPAAAVASGAVAAVRALAPSWPLGADGVALLTAWTQGDTQAWLAQSLATLRDWKAAQLRLCADLGWAVLPGSLANFFTARPPVDDLGAALHALRARGIKLRDCASFGLAGHVRLGVLAPAAQRALALDWRQSTS encoded by the coding sequence ATGCCTGACCAAGCCCCGCTGCACGGCGGCCCGGACGCCCTGGGCGTGCCGCGCCACGACTTTTCCACCAACGCCAATGCCTGCGGCCCCTGCCCGCAGGCGCTGGACGCCCTGGCGCGCGCCGACCGCAGCCGCTACCCCGACCCGGCCTATACCGAACTGCGCGCGCGGCTGGCCGCCCGGCATCGTGTGGATGCCGCGCGCATCGTGATGGCGGCCAGCGCCAGCGAGTTCATCCACCGCATCACGGTGTACGCGGCGCGCGCCGGCCTGCGCCATGCCGTCGTGCCCGCCCATGGCTATGGCGACTACGCGCGTGCCGCCGACGCCTGGGGGCTGATGCTGGGCAATACGCCCCCGGCCACAGGGTTGCCCGCGCTGCATTGGGCCTGCGAGCCCGCAAGCCCCCTGGGCACACCCGACCCGGCCCTGGCCCTGTGGGCGCGGCGCGCCGGCCCGGCCGGCAGCCTGCGCGTACTGGACTGCGCCTATGCGCCGCTGCGCCTTGATGGCCTGACGACGGTGCCGCCCGACGATGCCTGGGAGCTCTGGTCGCCCAACAAGGCCCTGGGCCTCACCGGAGTGCGCGCGGCCTATGCCATTGCCCCGGCCGCCGCGGTGGCCAGCGGCGCGGTGGCGGCCGTGCGGGCGCTGGCGCCGTCCTGGCCGCTGGGCGCGGACGGCGTGGCCCTGCTCACGGCCTGGACGCAGGGCGACACGCAGGCCTGGCTGGCGCAGTCGCTCGCCACGCTGCGCGACTGGAAGGCGGCCCAGCTGCGCCTGTGCGCCGATCTGGGCTGGGCCGTGCTGCCGGGCAGCCTGGCCAACTTCTTCACCGCGCGCCCGCCGGTGGACGACCTGGGCGCGGCGCTCCACGCGCTGCGCGCGCGCGGCATCAAGCTGCGCGACTGCGCCTCGTTCGGCCTGGCCGGCCATGTGCGCCTGGGCGTGCTGGCGCCTGCGGCGCAGCGGGCGCTGGCGCTCGATTGGCGACAATCCACCTCATGA